A genomic region of Pirellulales bacterium contains the following coding sequences:
- a CDS encoding hemolysin III family protein, protein MLSTVTTAASSSLLQLYHLPGFYEPFAAISHLCGAALFVVLGLILLRHGSGGRLRVTLLSVYVAANVFQFSMSGLYHMMIRGSAAHQLMGKLDHAAVYLLIAGTFTPVYGLLYQGRLRRALLIAVWTAAVAGILFTTFFAIDVGEGLRLGLYLGLGWSGIVAMIDLWRRYGFAFIWPLLAGSAMTSLAALCQEFGWPTLIPGVIHAHETFHVILLIGSFQHWLFIWQFADGTIGNQWKNACARLPASRILSGPHFPIALAARAVEPSKLP, encoded by the coding sequence ATGTTGTCAACGGTTACGACCGCCGCATCGAGCAGCCTCCTGCAACTCTATCATCTGCCGGGCTTTTACGAGCCGTTTGCCGCGATTAGCCATCTCTGCGGGGCGGCGTTGTTCGTGGTGCTGGGCCTTATTCTGCTGCGCCATGGTTCGGGAGGCAGACTCCGCGTGACGCTGTTGAGTGTCTACGTTGCGGCGAATGTCTTCCAGTTTTCGATGAGCGGTCTTTATCACATGATGATTCGCGGCAGCGCGGCACATCAATTGATGGGAAAGCTCGACCACGCCGCGGTCTACCTGTTGATTGCCGGCACCTTCACTCCGGTTTATGGCCTGCTGTATCAAGGTCGATTGCGCCGGGCGTTGTTGATCGCGGTTTGGACTGCTGCCGTCGCGGGCATTCTATTCACGACGTTTTTCGCAATCGACGTCGGCGAGGGACTGCGGCTCGGACTTTATCTTGGCCTCGGATGGTCCGGCATCGTGGCGATGATCGATCTCTGGCGGCGTTACGGATTTGCGTTTATCTGGCCCCTGTTGGCCGGCAGTGCGATGACCTCGCTCGCCGCCTTATGTCAGGAATTCGGCTGGCCAACCCTCATTCCCGGCGTGATTCACGCCCACGAAACGTTTCATGTTATCCTGCTGATCGGTTCGTTTCAGCACTGGCTATTCATCTGGCAATTCGCTGACGGCACGATCGGCAATCAATGGAAGAATGCCTGCGCGCGCTTGCCTGCCAGCCGCATTCTCAGCGGCCCACACTTCCCAATAGCATTGGCGGCTCGAGCCGTTGAGCCGTCGAAATTGCCGTGA
- a CDS encoding S41 family peptidase: protein MRVAPAQSAPLEVAPSQAAPTLTTDVNNIVSSGAKLEDQRRWGEALSLYEDAVRTNPSITQLAQRIDLAKIHYDLGRRYADGSFRRSIAQLDEAQALDLYAEVLSKVYAHYVQEPDWKHLLDRGTLDLDIALNEPTFASSNPIQVPSETVNDFRRRLHNLTDNHAVRDRDELRDVVASAAHLARAELGLSPTSVILEYTAGAAGGLDEYTTFLTADQLNDLYSQIEGNFVGLGVELKAAENALLIVNVIHGSPAERAGIKAGDRLTAVAGKSTRELTTDQAAELLQGEEGSSVELLDVSGGEPARRVVVRREHVDVPSVDDVKMLDQESGIGYLKLTCFQKTTSRDMDAALWKLYRQGMKSLVMDLRGNPGGLLTAAVDVGDKFIDQGNIVSTKGRSPQENYVYTARAAGAWRMPLVVLIDGDSASASEIFAGAIRDHHRGVIVGVKSYGKGSVQGIFPLNIAGAGIRLTTAKFYSPNGLPFVHVGVLPDIVVRQTAKPITGEVATIAGGNSSDAILSAGLRAARQQLAQQ, encoded by the coding sequence GTGCGCGTGGCGCCCGCCCAATCGGCGCCATTGGAGGTCGCTCCTTCGCAAGCGGCGCCTACGCTGACGACCGATGTGAACAACATCGTATCGAGCGGCGCGAAGCTCGAAGACCAGCGCCGCTGGGGTGAAGCGCTTTCGCTCTACGAAGATGCCGTCCGCACCAATCCATCGATCACACAACTGGCCCAACGGATCGATCTAGCCAAGATTCACTACGATCTCGGCCGCCGATATGCGGATGGCAGCTTCCGCCGCAGCATCGCTCAGCTCGACGAGGCCCAAGCGCTCGACCTCTATGCCGAAGTGCTGTCGAAGGTTTACGCGCACTACGTTCAAGAACCCGATTGGAAGCACCTGCTCGACCGGGGGACGCTCGATCTCGACATCGCCTTGAACGAGCCGACGTTCGCTTCCAGCAATCCGATTCAGGTTCCGTCCGAGACGGTCAATGATTTCCGCCGCAGGTTGCACAACCTGACCGACAACCATGCGGTCCGCGACCGCGACGAGCTGCGCGACGTAGTCGCCTCGGCCGCTCATCTGGCTCGCGCGGAACTCGGCCTCAGCCCGACGTCAGTGATTCTCGAATACACGGCCGGCGCCGCGGGCGGATTAGACGAGTACACCACCTTTCTCACCGCCGACCAACTGAATGACCTCTATTCGCAAATCGAAGGCAACTTCGTGGGCCTCGGAGTCGAGCTGAAGGCGGCTGAAAACGCGCTCTTGATCGTCAACGTGATCCACGGCAGCCCGGCGGAACGGGCCGGCATCAAGGCCGGCGATCGGCTGACCGCGGTGGCCGGCAAATCGACCCGCGAACTAACCACGGATCAAGCCGCCGAACTTTTGCAGGGCGAGGAGGGCTCTTCGGTCGAGCTGCTGGATGTCAGCGGCGGCGAACCGGCACGCCGCGTCGTCGTCCGCCGCGAGCACGTCGACGTGCCCAGCGTCGATGACGTGAAGATGCTCGATCAAGAATCGGGAATCGGTTACCTCAAGCTCACTTGCTTCCAAAAAACCACCAGCCGCGACATGGACGCGGCCCTCTGGAAGCTCTATCGCCAGGGGATGAAGAGCCTGGTGATGGATCTCCGAGGGAATCCGGGTGGGCTGTTGACCGCCGCCGTTGACGTGGGAGATAAATTCATCGACCAAGGAAACATCGTTTCCACGAAGGGACGCAGCCCGCAAGAGAACTATGTGTACACGGCCCGCGCGGCCGGCGCCTGGCGGATGCCGCTGGTGGTGCTGATCGACGGCGATAGCGCCAGCGCCAGCGAGATCTTCGCCGGCGCGATCCGCGATCATCATCGGGGCGTGATCGTCGGGGTGAAAAGTTACGGCAAAGGCTCGGTACAAGGCATATTCCCTCTCAATATCGCGGGCGCGGGCATCCGCCTGACGACGGCGAAATTCTACTCGCCAAACGGCCTGCCGTTCGTCCACGTCGGCGTGCTGCCGGACATCGTGGTGCGTCAAACGGCCAAGCCGATCACCGGCGAGGTCGCCACTATTGCCGGCGGCAACAGCAGTGACGCGATCCTTTCCGCCGGCCTGCGAGCGGCGCGGCAGCAGCTTGCGCAGCAATGA
- a CDS encoding efflux RND transporter permease subunit has protein sequence MLARFFIDRPVLAWVISIVIILLGGISAVLLPIAEYPEITPPNVQVTATYPGAVAQVVADTVAAPIEQQVVGVEGMLYMSSQSNNDGSYTLDVTFALGTDVNMAQVLVQNRVAIAEPTLPDVVRAIGVTVKKRSPDILLAVGLYSEINPETGRPYYDQLYMSNYATIQLKDALARVEGVGDVLIFGQQDYSMRIWLDPDKLQSRNLTADDVIRVLREQNVQVAAGQIGQPPVPRGQDFQYTVSTLGRLVEADQFADIVLKTGADGEVTYLKDVARTELGARSQDTLLRWDGKQSAGIGIFQLPGSNALDTGDRIKAKMRELGTRFPKGLGYAIVYDTTPFIRESVNEVLRTLRDAVILVAIVILLFLQDWRALLLPVIDVAVSLVGTFAVMKLMGFSLNNLTLFGLVLAIGIVVDDAIVVLENIERWLDKGLPVREATIRAMNEITGPILAITLVLSSVLLPSAFLGGLTGQFFRQFALTISVSMLISAINAMTMTPARAAWIFGGRKPVKAVGQTVQPDSSKRQAGRFDIQGKEALPWWSFALFGGLATVWLLAPNLGAWLGLPIGAEGSEPAPGGPLATLRSLGVYFVLFLPGAVAGGVLGRLIIRPVNWALDRFFRGFNWVFERVTQAYGKTVGWFLRLSAIVLLVYVGLIGMTGFGFARVPGGFVPNQDKGYLLANIQLPDSASLERTTEVTQAVERIALEVPGVAHTVAIPGQSFVLNALSSNYGSMFIILKPFPERRAAELSGEAILSHLRGRLQREVPEARVLVFGAPAVQGLGNAGGFKLMVEATGDVNFDALQGQADNLAAKGNQQPGLVGLFNGFRSRTPQLYADIDRTKVKTMGVQLTDVFDALQAYLGSYYVNDFNRFGRTWQVNIQADASFREDADTVRQLKIRNADGDMVPLGAVADVRDSAGPVQITRYNMFPAAAINGASLPGMSTGDVLATMEKLSQELPRNMTTEWSELSYLQKQSSKIEQFRDLQQNPFSAFALGVVLVFFVLAGLYESWSLPWAVILVVPMCLLSALAGIALAGMDVNIFVQVGFVVLVGLAAKNAILIVEFARDRQQEGASRFDAAVEAGRVRLRPILMTSFAFILGVFPLVIAQGAGAEMRRTLGTAVFAGMVGVTLFGIFLTPVFYYVVRRFSGLRQEPLLSAGQGDAPPRAGG, from the coding sequence ATGCTGGCACGCTTCTTCATCGACCGCCCCGTCCTGGCTTGGGTGATCTCGATCGTCATCATCCTGCTCGGGGGCATCTCCGCCGTTCTGCTGCCGATCGCCGAGTATCCGGAGATTACGCCTCCGAATGTTCAGGTGACGGCCACGTACCCTGGCGCAGTCGCGCAGGTTGTTGCCGACACGGTGGCCGCGCCGATCGAGCAGCAGGTCGTTGGAGTCGAGGGCATGCTCTACATGTCGTCCCAGAGCAACAACGACGGCTCGTACACCCTGGATGTGACGTTCGCGCTGGGGACCGATGTCAATATGGCGCAGGTGTTGGTGCAGAACCGCGTCGCCATCGCCGAGCCGACGCTCCCGGACGTGGTTCGAGCCATCGGCGTGACTGTCAAGAAGCGGTCTCCGGACATCCTTCTGGCAGTCGGACTCTATTCGGAGATCAACCCGGAGACCGGACGTCCTTATTACGACCAGCTCTATATGAGCAATTACGCCACCATCCAGCTCAAGGATGCGCTGGCGCGGGTGGAGGGCGTTGGCGACGTTCTCATATTCGGCCAGCAGGACTACAGCATGCGCATCTGGCTCGACCCGGACAAGCTCCAGTCGAGGAACCTGACGGCCGACGACGTGATCCGCGTCTTGCGCGAGCAGAACGTGCAGGTGGCGGCCGGACAGATCGGCCAGCCGCCGGTCCCTCGCGGTCAGGACTTCCAGTATACCGTGAGCACTCTCGGTCGGCTTGTCGAGGCCGACCAGTTCGCCGACATCGTCCTCAAGACCGGCGCCGATGGGGAGGTCACCTATCTGAAGGACGTCGCCCGGACCGAGTTGGGCGCCCGGAGCCAGGACACGTTGCTGCGATGGGACGGCAAGCAGTCGGCGGGCATTGGCATCTTTCAGTTGCCCGGCTCGAACGCGCTGGACACGGGCGATCGAATCAAGGCCAAGATGCGAGAACTGGGAACCCGCTTCCCCAAGGGGCTCGGCTATGCCATCGTTTACGACACCACGCCGTTCATTCGCGAATCCGTGAACGAGGTGCTCCGCACGCTGCGCGACGCGGTCATCCTAGTGGCCATCGTCATCCTATTGTTCCTACAAGATTGGAGAGCACTGCTCTTGCCCGTCATCGACGTGGCCGTGTCGCTAGTCGGCACCTTCGCCGTCATGAAGCTGATGGGGTTCTCGCTGAACAACCTGACATTGTTCGGGTTAGTTCTTGCGATTGGCATCGTCGTCGACGACGCCATCGTCGTTCTGGAGAACATCGAGCGCTGGCTGGATAAGGGCCTACCGGTGCGCGAGGCCACGATCCGGGCGATGAACGAAATCACCGGGCCGATCCTCGCCATCACGTTAGTGCTCAGCTCGGTGCTCCTGCCCAGCGCATTTCTTGGCGGTCTCACCGGCCAGTTCTTTCGCCAGTTCGCCCTGACCATCTCGGTGTCGATGCTCATCTCCGCCATAAACGCCATGACCATGACGCCGGCTCGGGCGGCCTGGATTTTCGGTGGACGAAAGCCCGTCAAGGCTGTGGGACAAACTGTCCAGCCTGACTCTTCGAAGCGTCAGGCTGGAAGGTTTGACATACAGGGCAAGGAGGCTCTGCCGTGGTGGAGCTTCGCCCTATTCGGCGGATTGGCAACCGTCTGGCTACTGGCGCCGAATCTTGGCGCTTGGCTCGGCCTGCCGATTGGCGCAGAGGGCAGTGAGCCAGCGCCCGGCGGCCCGCTAGCAACGCTGCGATCATTGGGGGTGTATTTCGTCCTGTTCTTACCCGGCGCCGTCGCCGGAGGGGTGCTTGGCAGGCTCATAATCCGGCCGGTCAACTGGGCCTTGGACCGCTTTTTCCGGGGCTTCAACTGGGTATTCGAGCGGGTGACACAAGCTTACGGCAAGACGGTGGGCTGGTTCCTCCGCCTCAGCGCGATCGTGCTGCTAGTCTACGTCGGCCTGATCGGCATGACCGGTTTCGGCTTCGCTCGTGTCCCCGGCGGCTTCGTCCCTAATCAGGACAAGGGTTACCTGCTGGCCAACATCCAATTGCCCGATTCGGCCTCACTGGAGCGCACAACCGAAGTGACGCAGGCGGTCGAAAGGATTGCCCTCGAAGTGCCCGGAGTTGCACATACGGTGGCCATCCCGGGGCAGTCGTTCGTCCTCAACGCGCTCAGCTCGAATTACGGTTCGATGTTCATCATCCTCAAACCGTTCCCCGAACGCCGCGCCGCGGAGTTATCCGGCGAGGCCATCCTCAGCCATCTCCGCGGAAGGCTGCAGAGGGAAGTTCCGGAGGCACGCGTATTGGTCTTTGGGGCGCCGGCGGTGCAGGGTCTCGGCAACGCCGGCGGTTTCAAGCTGATGGTGGAGGCCACCGGCGACGTGAACTTCGACGCGCTCCAGGGCCAAGCGGACAATCTGGCCGCCAAGGGGAACCAACAGCCCGGCCTCGTCGGCCTGTTCAACGGCTTCCGCTCCAGAACGCCTCAGCTCTACGCCGACATCGATCGGACTAAGGTCAAGACGATGGGGGTGCAACTGACCGACGTCTTCGACGCGCTGCAAGCGTATTTGGGCAGCTATTACGTCAACGACTTCAACCGTTTCGGTCGCACCTGGCAGGTCAATATCCAGGCCGACGCCTCATTTCGCGAGGACGCGGACACCGTCCGGCAGCTCAAGATCCGAAATGCCGACGGCGACATGGTGCCACTGGGGGCGGTGGCCGACGTGCGTGACTCCGCCGGGCCAGTGCAGATCACTCGATACAACATGTTCCCCGCGGCGGCGATCAATGGCGCTTCGTTGCCCGGGATGAGCACCGGCGATGTGCTGGCGACGATGGAGAAGTTGTCGCAAGAGCTGCCGCGCAACATGACCACCGAGTGGAGCGAGTTGAGTTACTTGCAAAAGCAGTCCAGCAAGATCGAGCAGTTCCGGGACCTGCAGCAGAACCCGTTCAGCGCCTTCGCTCTGGGAGTCGTGCTCGTGTTCTTTGTGCTCGCCGGCTTATACGAGAGTTGGTCGCTGCCATGGGCGGTGATCTTGGTCGTGCCGATGTGTCTGCTGAGCGCACTGGCGGGCATCGCCCTGGCGGGGATGGATGTGAACATCTTCGTGCAGGTTGGGTTCGTGGTGCTGGTCGGACTGGCAGCCAAGAACGCCATCCTCATCGTCGAGTTCGCCCGCGACCGGCAGCAGGAGGGTGCATCCCGATTCGACGCCGCCGTGGAGGCCGGCCGGGTGCGGCTGCGGCCGATCTTGATGACATCGTTCGCGTTTATCCTCGGCGTATTTCCGCTGGTGATCGCTCAGGGGGCCGGCGCCGAAATGCGCCGCACGCTGGGCACGGCGGTCTTCGCCGGCATGGTCGGGGTGACCTTGTTCGGCATCTTTCTGACGCCGGTGTTTTACTATGTCGTCCGCCGGTTCAGCGGCTTGCGACAGGAGCCGCTACTGTCCGCCGGGCAAGGAGACGCGCCGCCGAGGGCCGGGGGGTGA
- a CDS encoding helix-turn-helix domain-containing protein codes for MKTIVKPKSTSRAATRSAAKLTSEERRAAIVVAVRQVFAEKGFHGTTTRELAVDAGVSEALLFKHFPNKEALYAAMQISCSQQLGELVMQRLEALEPSASTLVILIHLLVSHMLSVKAPGEDDTSIQVRLMLHSILEDGEFARLRLQKLASCWIPKIEECLQAAIAAEEAVVGPVRPNVRGWFVHQLAAGVKIHLLPTVQVVDYGLSREQLAEQVVWFALRGIGLTDAAIKRYYNPAALALFAG; via the coding sequence ATGAAGACCATCGTCAAACCGAAATCGACGAGCCGAGCGGCAACCCGATCCGCGGCAAAGCTCACCAGCGAAGAGCGCCGCGCCGCGATCGTCGTGGCCGTGCGGCAGGTATTTGCCGAGAAGGGGTTTCACGGCACCACCACCCGCGAATTGGCTGTCGACGCGGGAGTCTCCGAAGCCTTGCTCTTCAAGCATTTTCCAAATAAAGAGGCCCTCTACGCGGCGATGCAGATCTCGTGCAGCCAGCAGTTGGGGGAATTAGTGATGCAGCGGCTCGAGGCCCTCGAGCCATCGGCTTCGACGCTCGTGATCCTGATTCACTTGTTGGTATCGCACATGCTGTCGGTGAAGGCACCGGGTGAGGACGACACATCGATCCAAGTTCGGTTGATGCTGCACAGCATCTTGGAGGACGGGGAGTTTGCCCGGCTCAGACTCCAGAAGCTAGCGTCTTGCTGGATTCCGAAGATTGAAGAATGCTTGCAAGCGGCGATCGCCGCCGAGGAGGCAGTGGTAGGCCCGGTGCGGCCGAACGTGCGCGGTTGGTTCGTGCACCAATTGGCGGCCGGCGTGAAGATCCATCTGCTGCCGACCGTGCAGGTCGTCGATTATGGCCTTTCGCGCGAACAACTGGCCGAACAGGTTGTCTGGTTCGCGCTGCGCGGCATCGGGCTGACCGACGCGGCGATCAAGCGCTATTACAACCCGGCGGCCCTAGCATTGTTTGCCGGATGA
- a CDS encoding carbon storage regulator has protein sequence MLVLSRKVGEQIVMPDQEVVVTVVAIQGNRVRIGITAPSGVSVFREEICPAASANMGCAVQTAPLQES, from the coding sequence ATGCTCGTACTTAGTCGCAAAGTCGGTGAACAGATCGTCATGCCCGATCAAGAGGTGGTCGTTACGGTCGTGGCGATCCAAGGAAATCGAGTCCGGATCGGAATTACCGCCCCGTCGGGCGTGAGTGTCTTTCGAGAGGAGATCTGCCCAGCGGCGAGCGCCAACATGGGCTGCGCGGTCCAAACCGCGCCACTTCAGGAGTCTTAA